One Hordeum vulgare subsp. vulgare chromosome 4H, MorexV3_pseudomolecules_assembly, whole genome shotgun sequence DNA window includes the following coding sequences:
- the LOC123450854 gene encoding LOW QUALITY PROTEIN: uncharacterized protein LOC123450854 (The sequence of the model RefSeq protein was modified relative to this genomic sequence to represent the inferred CDS: substituted 2 bases at 2 genomic stop codons) has protein sequence MPPPPLLRLAGLPPLLSQAVDTLRPRVNDAPAQGESSHGPACHGVHHDPRGKSFGEICTSRLPLAHGTFEFPHPGEQSYFADHGYHRLSPPPRFDLPLFNGANPRAWRLKCEAYFRVCTLNPDTWVSCATMYFTDGALSSLKSSQAHLHYQEWGDFATSICSXFGREEFXNLLRQFNQLKQLGTITEYAEQFTQMMHNLLAHHSSWDPAFFVTQFMERPQTLDTVVDLDCLQEEVAEALRRDDKPTWGASSSSGSRAFPRVAFPLSPPPPPKTSGITPTPRQDDRRPPSEGPRSAAPDDKLGPLRAYLRAKSLCFTCGERWICDHRCAPIVQLHVVEELIEMLHSPP, from the coding sequence ATGCCGCCGCCCCCGCTCCTGCGTTTGGCTGGTCTGCCCCCACTGCTGTCCCAAGCGGTGGACACGCTCCGCCCTCGCGTCAACGACGCGCCGGCCCAGGGTGAATCGAGTCACGGGCCCGCTTGCCACGGTGTTCATCACGAcccacgggggaaatcatttggGGAGATCTGCACCTCGCGGTTGCCTCTGGCTCATGGTACGTTTGAATTCCCTCACCCCGGCGAGCAGTCTTATTTTGCGGATCATGGGTACCATCGGCTATCGCCCCCGCCTCGCTTTGATCTCCCTCTATTCAATGGGGCAAACCCTCGCGCTTGGCGGCTCAAATGCGAGGCGTACTTCCGCGTGTGCACTCTCAACCCAGACACCTGGGTTAGTTGTGCTACTATGTACTTCACTGATGGTGCATTGTCCTCGTTGAAGTCGTCACAGGCTCACTTGCACTATCAGGAATGGGGTGATTTCGCAACATCGATTTGTTCCTAGTTTGGTAGGGAGGAATTTTAAAATTTGCTGCGACAGTTTAACCAGCTCAAGCAATTGGGCACGATTACTGAATACGCAGAACAGTTCACGCAGATGATGCACAATCTCCTAGCCCACCATAGCTCTTGGGACCCTGCATTTTTTGTTACACAATTTATGGAGCGTCCCCAAACTCTGGATACCGTTGTGGATTTGGATTGTTTGCAGGAAGAGGTGGCTGAGGCCCTTCGACGCGACGACAAACCCACTTGGGGCGCATCATCTTCATCCGGGTCAAGGGCGTTTCCTCGTGTGGCTTTCCCTCTGTCCCCGCCACCGCCACCCAAGACCAGTGGCATCACGCCCACGCCTCGGCAAGATGATCGTCGTCCACCTTCTGAAGGTCCGCGCTCGGCGGCACCCGACGACAAGCTGGGGCCGTTGCGCGCATACCTCCGTGCCAAGAGCTTGTGCTTCACTTGTGGCGAACGGTGGATCTGCGACCACCGATGTGCCCCCATCGTCCAGCTTCACGTGGTGGAGGAGCTCATCGAGATGCTGCATTCGCCTCCGTAG